The following DNA comes from Chitinophaga nivalis.
CGGAACAGCATATACTGCGAGTAGAGGAAACGGCAGACCAGTTTGCTATCTTCCTGGAAGTAAAAATCAATTGTCTCTAATAAAACGCGTATCGCGCTACCCACATGGAAATTAAATGTATCATTGTTGATGATGAAGCACTCGCGAGGGAAGGATTGAAAAAATATATCAAAACGTTTGACTTTCTGTCATTAACGGCGTCCTGCAACAATGCTATTACGGCACGCGAAGTACTGGAAGAAACACCGGTAGACCTCCTATTCCTGGACATCAATATGCCCAAAATGAGTGGGCTTCATCTGCTGGAAACCTTGTCTGACCCACCAGTAACCATACTGGTAACGGCTTATCCCGACTATGCCCTGGAAGGATTCCGGCTGGATGTGATGGATTATCTTTTAAAGCCGATATCCCTGCAACGTTTTACCAAAGCCGTACAGAAAGCACAGGACTATTTTATGTTACGGCAGCAACAGCAGCAGCAACTTCCTGCCAGCAACCCGGTGGTCGCCGATTACATTTTCGTAAAACATAAGCAGGTCTATGAAAAAGTGATGCTGGCCGATATTCTCTTTGTGGAAAGCATGCAGAACTATGTCATCATCCAAACCATACATACTAAAATTATCGCCTACCTCACCTTTAAAAGTGTGGAACAGCAATTGCCGGCAGATACTTTTCTGCGGATCCACAAATCCTATATTGTCAACCTGCAGCATATCAGTACGGTAGACAGCAACATGGTACAGGTAGCCGGGCGTACCCTGCCAGTGAGCCGCAGTCAGCGCGAATTACTGATGCAGGTGGTCAACAAGCGCCTGCTAACCAAATAACGTATACATTTTCCGGCCGGCAGCACAGACAAGTGGTGTCATGCAGCCGGAAAATGTGCGTATATCCATCACCGGCAGGATCAGGATAACAATAAAAATTCATCCCACGCCAACGCCTGGTCCTGTGTGTGCGACAGGAGCGACAATCCTACACCGGTACTGCCATCCAGCAGGTCCCAGGCATAATCCCACTGTTTATCTTTACCCTGCCATACCCGGATACCATGCACCTGTTTATCCGGTGAAAAAGCTACTTTTTCCAATGCTTTATTGTGCCAGAGGGTGGCGCTCTCATAAAAAGTGCGGTCGCCGGTTTCATGCCAGAACTTACGGAAAAAAGCAGCAATACCGCCGGAACCATGGCACAGGCAATTATCTACAATACCCGCTGCTTCTTCCGTATCCCTGCGGGCACTATGATGCATGATGTCCAGCGCTTCCTGTTTCCAGGCGGCTTCCCCGAATACTTTCCCGCAATACCAAAGGGCATGCGCCACATTCAGATCGCCATAACACCAGGAGAGGCGGCTGTGTATACCGCTGCCATCCAATATTCCCGGATACAGTGCTACCTGTGAATCGGGGGCGACATCCGGATTTTTATGCTGCAGCATGAATGCTATATTTTCGTATATCAGTTGCCGGCAGGTATCCTGAGCAATACCGGCCTGGTAGATCTTGGCCAGCAAGATATGCAGGGAACAGTTGCCATGCGCCAGACTAAACGCGTCCACACCTTTTTCAATAGAGAGGTCGTGCAGGGTGAATACCGGCAGACTGCGCCCCAGTGGCGTCATCTCACTCAATTGCAGCAAACCGGCTACAAATGCCGACAGGTGCGCCCGTACCTCCGGCAGATGGGCAAATGACACCAGGAAATTACAGATGCCGGCACTGCCATGCAGGAAATCAAAATCCTCCTGCTCCACAAAAAATTCGCTTTGTACAATGGCATTCCCGATAAAATCAGCCAACAGGTAGTCAATATCCAACTCTACAAAATCGTGGTGGTTGAGGTGATGCAGTAACCAGAACGGCCCGGAATAACCATTACAGAAAGCATAGTCAATACCTTTATCCGGTGAAAAATTTTCGTATACGGCTTCCAGACAATCAGCCGCATGATCTACTGTATCATCTATATATTTCTCATAGTAAAACATAAACAGCAAGGCCCCCCAGGGTCCTTTAAACAAGCTGTCGGCATGCCGCTCATCGTATTCCTTCTGAGCGAACATTTGTACCATATCATTGTAAATTTCCTGCAATTGTGGGATGGCGGCTTTCATCACTGATTGATATTAATTGAAAAGACAACTATCAGAAAAGCGGCGGCTTTTCCAATGGCATATACAACATGAAAGCTGTATGCCCCGATGGACATACAGCTGTTTCATGTAAAACTTACTACCCGTAATTATTAAGGGATCATGCAGCAAGGACGGTTTGGTGCAGGACGGCTGGCGATGCAGCTGGAAATTTGTCTGGTTTCCACACAGGCGCCTACCTGGGTAGCACCACCCAGCAGTTGTTGTTGTTCTTCCATGTTCAGTGCAGCAACTGTTTCTTTAGTTAATAACAGTTTTTTGCTGAGATCCATTTTTTTCTTTTTCATAACAATAGATATTACGGGTATCCTCCCCTGTCTTTAGCTTTCGCAACGCCGTGGGGCGGTTATTCAGCGCAAAAAGATAATTCGTAGACAACAGGCGCTTTTGTCTGTCGGTAGTGCATAGCTACCTCATGAGAGGTGGCCGCAGTGCCGGCTGACAAATAAAAGGCCTGTTTGTATTAGCAGTAAATACAAATTTCCTGGCCAGGCCGCATGGTGATGCAGGATTCCTGTGCTGTAATCTGACAATCACGTCTGGTTAATGGTAATGCTCCACCAGCGAGAGATTGTTGTTGATGTTGGTTCAATTCAGCTACAGTAGCTTTGCTGAGGAACAGTTTTTTACTCAGGGATACTTTCTTTTTCATGACGGCCTTTTTTTAAGATAAATAGAATTAAACGTATAGTCATTCCTGTTATATAACAGGAATGACCGGAAAATTACATACAAACTACGCCTGGTCTTGGGCGGGATACGCAGGTATCCTGTGGATCCCAGGTACAGTCAGATGTTTCCTGTCCACCGGCGAGAGAAGCCTGTTGTTGTTTGTTCAGATCCAGGATGGATGCTTTTTGCAGCAGCAGTTTTTTGCTGAGTGTTAATTTTTTCTTTTTCATAACTAAAATTTATGTGGGTGAATCCTGTAGGACACCAGCTACTAACCGGAATTACAGGGGAATAAAAAACAAATCGGCCGATCACCATATTTTCTTCGCCGGCAGTTTTCATAATGGTATTAACCAGCCGGCTATACGAAGATTAACGGCAAACCTGTGTTCTGGGTACTCTGGTTTCACAACCAGCCATAGGATCCCAGGTATTACAGTTAACAAGGGAGCGGGGAGTTCCGCCGGCTACCAATGCCTGCTGGTTTTTGTTCAGTTCGAGGATGGCTTCTTTTTGCAGCATTAATTTCTTGCTGAGAGACAGGTGTTTCTTTTTCATAACTAAACGGTTAATTACAAGTGAATCCCGGTTTACTACGGATGTAAGGACATGACCATCCCTGCTATCCGGTTACCGGAAATTTAAATAGATGATGCTGATACACTATATGATAAAACTACTTTTCCGTATGATGATACCGGAAAAGTCAGATAAAAACTGCTGATCTGCCCCGTATAAACGATTGGTAAAGGCATGACAATTTCTCCGCGTGTCCGGTAAGCATCCGGTCGTTGAGATTTGTAGTGCTTTCTGCAGTAACGGGATTATCTTGTTTGCGCGCATTTTTATGCTGCCAGACAAGTAATTTTTTCCATTGTCAAACAATCTATTGCAGGTAATTCGCCTGATTTCAGGCTGTTGCCAATCCTTATCCGGACCGGCAACAGCTTACAGGTAATTAAACAGCATCGTTGTTATAACCAGCAGGATTATACCCCTGTTTCCATGAGCAAACAACGGGGCCGGCTATACGAAAAAATCACACGCACTGATGTCCCGGACGTGGATGCGTTTCGCAGGTACGTTCAGGGTCCCAGGTACCGCAATCTATACGGGAAGCGGCAGCTCCGCCAGCCAGGGAATTTTGCTGATTTTTATTCAGCTCCAGGATAGCTTCTTTTTTCAGCAGTAATTTTTTACTAAGCGATAATTGTTTCTTTTTCATAATTAAAAGATTGATTACAGGTGATTTCCCCGCCATTCATCAGGTTAAACAGTGATAGCATAGCTATTGATTGGGTCAATGTGTCTTTGCAGGGAATAAAATTGGCTGATCAACGGGAACAAATATCTTAAGGGTAATCCATACCGGTATAGCTGCAGAACGGGTTAAACGAACATCAGCGTTAACAGGAAAGGCTTACAAACATACACGTCCTGGCTTAGGAATAGACTCACAGGTAGCAGCAGGATCCCAGGTAGCGCAATTCGCATTAAGGGTACGTCCAACACCACCTAAAACGATGTCTTGCTGTTGTTTGTTCAGATCAAGTACGGCCTCTTTTTGCAGCAGTAATTTTTTGTTCAATGACAGTTTTTTCTTTTTCATAACATAAACGTTTATTACAGATCCTCCCCTGTCTTCAACCTCAGATGGTAACGCCCTGGGGTGGTTATTCAGCGCCAGTATCAGTATCGGAGAAACGGGATAGCCATGTAGTTCTGAACATAGATTACATAGATACTAGGTTGTTATTACTTTTTATATCTATCGTTGGGTCTTTATTATTTTTTGAGATTTTGAAGATAAGCAAATCGTTAATTAAAAAAAAATTGTTTTGAACAACGGCAATTTTTTCAACACAATTATTACATCGCCAACAACACAGCGGCATAGTGGCAAAGTGCCGCTGCCAGTACAAAAGCATGCCATATAGCATGTGTATAGGTATATTTATCCCAGATATAAAAGATCACACCCATCGTGTACAATCCGCCACCAACGCTGATCAGCACCAACACAGGCAATGGCAGGTCATCAAAAAAACGCCGGCCGCCGGCCACCAATATCCATCCCATCAGCAAATAAATAATCGTAGAGATGATATCATATTTGCCCGTAAACCATACTTTAAAAAAGATGCCGACTACCGTCAATCCCCATAGTACACTCAACAGCGTAATCCCGAAAGCATTGTTCATATATACCAGTAAGAACGGTGTGTACGTGCCTGCTATCAGGAAATAAATACTGATGTGATCGAAGATGAGAAAGATTTTCTTTACCGCTGGTTCCTGGGATAAATGATATACCGTAGAACTGGTAAAAAGTATCAGAAAGCAAAAACTGTAAATACCTGCTCCAATGATCCCTGCCGTATTTCCATGCGTGGCTGCAATTCCCGTCAGAATGGGCAGTGCGCTGATTCCCAATACAATACCGGCTGCATGTATCAACCCGTTTACGATCTCCTGTTTTCTGCTATAACCTGTTTGTATTTTCATGGATGCAATTTACTCAGAAATTTAATTCACCCGTCAACTACCTGTTTTCAGGTAGTCATTATTACCTGTTTATGTAAAATGAGATAGTCATTTACGTGTAGCCATTATCGTTGTGTATCCATCGGCAACAACGGCATTAGATTATACGCATAAATGATAAAATAACATGCAACATTTCATAACAGCCTCCCGGCAGTATCACCAGCACGTTATCAACCCTTCTTTTACACCGTTTTACGCACAGGCCTTTGTGGCTGGTATTCCTACCGGGAAATACCTATCTTTGGAAACGAAAGTCGACCTAAATCTATTGCAATGGCAATCCTTCTGGCAGCAGGAAACTATTTCGGTACCGAACGTAAAGCAGATGAAAACAGCTGTTTCAAACTCAATATTACCCATTACCAGCCCTATACGGAAATTCATGAACACTACCATGAAAACGCGTACCTGAGTCTCCTCATCAGCGGCCATTACCAGGAAGTACATAAACATACCGACCATATTCTGTCGCCGGGAGAAATCATTTTCCGA
Coding sequences within:
- a CDS encoding lanthionine synthetase LanC family protein; translated protein: MKAAIPQLQEIYNDMVQMFAQKEYDERHADSLFKGPWGALLFMFYYEKYIDDTVDHAADCLEAVYENFSPDKGIDYAFCNGYSGPFWLLHHLNHHDFVELDIDYLLADFIGNAIVQSEFFVEQEDFDFLHGSAGICNFLVSFAHLPEVRAHLSAFVAGLLQLSEMTPLGRSLPVFTLHDLSIEKGVDAFSLAHGNCSLHILLAKIYQAGIAQDTCRQLIYENIAFMLQHKNPDVAPDSQVALYPGILDGSGIHSRLSWCYGDLNVAHALWYCGKVFGEAAWKQEALDIMHHSARRDTEEAAGIVDNCLCHGSGGIAAFFRKFWHETGDRTFYESATLWHNKALEKVAFSPDKQVHGIRVWQGKDKQWDYAWDLLDGSTGVGLSLLSHTQDQALAWDEFLLLS
- a CDS encoding LytR/AlgR family response regulator transcription factor, whose amino-acid sequence is MEIKCIIVDDEALAREGLKKYIKTFDFLSLTASCNNAITAREVLEETPVDLLFLDINMPKMSGLHLLETLSDPPVTILVTAYPDYALEGFRLDVMDYLLKPISLQRFTKAVQKAQDYFMLRQQQQQQLPASNPVVADYIFVKHKQVYEKVMLADILFVESMQNYVIIQTIHTKIIAYLTFKSVEQQLPADTFLRIHKSYIVNLQHISTVDSNMVQVAGRTLPVSRSQRELLMQVVNKRLLTK
- the trhA gene encoding PAQR family membrane homeostasis protein TrhA codes for the protein MKIQTGYSRKQEIVNGLIHAAGIVLGISALPILTGIAATHGNTAGIIGAGIYSFCFLILFTSSTVYHLSQEPAVKKIFLIFDHISIYFLIAGTYTPFLLVYMNNAFGITLLSVLWGLTVVGIFFKVWFTGKYDIISTIIYLLMGWILVAGGRRFFDDLPLPVLVLISVGGGLYTMGVIFYIWDKYTYTHAIWHAFVLAAALCHYAAVLLAM
- a CDS encoding class I lanthipeptide; translated protein: MKKKKMDLSKKLLLTKETVAALNMEEQQQLLGGATQVGACVETRQISSCIASRPAPNRPCCMIP
- a CDS encoding class I lanthipeptide, giving the protein MKKKKLSLNKKLLLQKEAVLDLNKQQQDIVLGGVGRTLNANCATWDPAATCESIPKPGRVCL
- a CDS encoding class I lanthipeptide, translating into MKKKKLTLSKKLLLQKASILDLNKQQQASLAGGQETSDCTWDPQDTCVSRPRPGVVCM
- a CDS encoding class I lanthipeptide; its protein translation is MKKKHLSLSKKLMLQKEAILELNKNQQALVAGGTPRSLVNCNTWDPMAGCETRVPRTQVCR
- a CDS encoding class I lanthipeptide; translation: MKKKQLSLSKKLLLKKEAILELNKNQQNSLAGGAAASRIDCGTWDPERTCETHPRPGHQCV
- a CDS encoding class I lanthipeptide, whose product is MKKKVSLSKKLFLSKATVAELNQHQQQSLAGGALPLTRRDCQITAQESCITMRPGQEICIYC